A stretch of DNA from Nerophis ophidion isolate RoL-2023_Sa linkage group LG18, RoL_Noph_v1.0, whole genome shotgun sequence:
CATAatgattttaagtatttttaactTATCTACTTGATACCAAACTACTTTAACAAATAACCAAATCGGGACTTATTTTTACTCCACTGTTGCGCCAGATCTCCACTGGATGCGACAATTAAGTCATCGCCAAGGCGACGCACTCTCCGTTTTTATTTAGGTCAATGTTTCCGCCTCCATGTCGGTGGGATTTGGCATTCGGGTTCTAAATGTTatgttctatgttagctacctctctttgtttgcAAAGTATATTTTCTGTTGGATCtgctctctattttatgctgcctttttttgttgttgctgcagctgttacatatactgttgtattgtacatggtaattgttattaATGCAAAGATATATCAGTATGTATTATATACTGttgtattgtacatggtaattgttattaATGCAaaaatatcagtatatattataaactgtatatataatatgtaaatattacatgttgtattttattttgctactatggtacatttttagtctatacctgctttatcctttccatcctttgtaactgagctactgtgtggaataaTTTCCCTTATGGATCAATAGAGTTTTTCTACGTCTAAATATACGCAAAGCTTTTATATTTGCCAGTCGCAGCAACAGATCAGTTCAAAGCTAAATTTTGCTGTCTTGGACAGGaagttatgtgcaaaaaaaatcaattgtcctgcttattttcacaataaaatactcCGTTATCAAGGCACATTGTAATTTACACTTTAAATGTCCTAATAAATCTGTCAAAGGTTTCCAGACGTAATTTCACCTGGTGGACAAACGGATGAGGACATGCTGATTCTGGAGGTTCAAAATAATGCATCATGTACAGGGTACAGGCATACCTCAGGGCAGCTATAGGGTTATCACCCACTACATTAGGACCTGCTTTGAAAAgcattgctcttttttttttttttttaaacagcttcCCGTGTTCTGAGCGTGAAGATGATTATGAAGGCGAACAAGCGTAAACACCAGCCAGAGGCTGCAGAGGATGTTACAGAAGGGAGCAGCTTGGCGTGGGAGAAACAGCGGCAGTTTGTCTTCAGCGTCTCCATGCACAAGTACCAGCGGGACCAGGAGATGGCGGAACCCAGCCTGAGGAGGTCCGTCTTAATCAGCAACACGCTACGGCAGGTGGAAGCATGCCAGGTGCCCTCTGTGAGTCCGGCCGTGTCGCCACCTCCGGTTCATGAGCCAAAGGAGCAGTCTGACGTCACTGCCACGCAGAACGACCTCCTCGCGCCCCCTAAGTGTCCGCGGATGACGTCCAGCAGTGGAAAAAGTGAGTCGAGTGGGACGTCTCTCCCTTCGTCGGCGGACGAGGACGACTGGACCTCGTTGGTCGTGGAGCCGGATTTTTCCATTTCACCCGCCGTGTCGACAATCCTCACCGGCCTGGACACGGCCCTGGAGGTGAGCGCGCAGGCATGTCCGCGGGCGGCCCTAAGGTCCTTGGAAAACCTTCCGGCCTCGCCGAACGCAGGGGTCCTCTGGCTGAAGCAAGCCCGAGGGCACGGGAGGTGCTGGGAGGAGCAGCAGGAGTTGATGCAGTGGGAGGCCGGCATGGTGGTGGGCGGCTCCAGCTACCTCAAGGATGTGACGGCGGAGGACATGTTCCAGGACATAGACACGTCCCAGCTGGAGCGGGAAATGGGAATACTTGGCCTGAGGGCGAGTGGAGCCACTTGCCTTCCTGCGGAGGATCTTCAGTGC
This window harbors:
- the sertad3 gene encoding SERTA domain-containing protein 3, coding for MIMKANKRKHQPEAAEDVTEGSSLAWEKQRQFVFSVSMHKYQRDQEMAEPSLRRSVLISNTLRQVEACQVPSVSPAVSPPPVHEPKEQSDVTATQNDLLAPPKCPRMTSSSGKSESSGTSLPSSADEDDWTSLVVEPDFSISPAVSTILTGLDTALEVSAQACPRAALRSLENLPASPNAGVLWLKQARGHGRCWEEQQELMQWEAGMVVGGSSYLKDVTAEDMFQDIDTSQLEREMGILGLRASGATCLPAEDLQCLTPLSLATHSPSLPLNHSMKGLPSFSSFSCAHSREGLELEHLMTMLVEY